TTTCTTGGACAGCTGTGGCATGAGCTATGCGACCTTATCTCCCAGAACCCTGATAAGGTGACCTCTCTGAATGTAGGAGCCATCATCCGAGGAGGCCTCACTCGCTTCACAGACCAACTTGGAAAACTTTGGTGCTCTTTAGCTGACTATTACATCAGGAGTGGTCACTTTGAGAAGGTGTGTTTCCTCTGAATAGCTTCAATTTTTATCTATAACATAAAGCACGTACCAACATATTGAcagttatttattaaaaatactCCTCTGCTTTATATTAAGTTAGTTCCGCTCAATTGCATTAACATTAATTTACTGTGTGCTGGTTTGACTGACTATGACTATATGTGTCTTTACTTTCTCAGGCCCGTGATGTGTATGAGGAGGCCATCCTTACAGTGGTAACAGTAAGGGATTTCACACAAGTGTTTGATAGTTATGCCCAGTTTGAAGAGAGCATGATCGCAGCGAAGATGGAGACCACTGCTGAGATGGGGCAGGAtgaagatggtgtgtgtggatTCATTAATATTGGCAACTGTCCTTGCTGTCACATCTCTTGTCATGCTTGCCTTactctttgttcctctcttcCCAGACGACATAGACATGGAGCTTAGACTGGCCCGCTTTGAGCAGCTGATAGCCCGGCGGCCCCTCTTGTTGAACAGTGTCCTACTTCGGCAGAACCCTCATAATGTCCATGAGTGGCATAAACGGGTAAAACTGTATGAGGGCAATCCACGGCAGGTACGTTTTAGGCCATTCtctacatgtttttgttttggacttgGACAGTGCACACTCAattatgaataattaatatGAATTAATACACAGTGGTATAAAATGTAACAAACACCACCACTGCTTACACATTGTACTACTGGATCCATGCTCACCTCACATATCTTCTCTAGATCATCAACACATACACTGAGGCAGTACAGACTGTGGATCCAATGAAGGCCACAGGGAAGCCTCACTCTCTCTGGGTTTCCTTTGCTAAATTCTATGAGGAAAATGAGCAGCTGGATGATGTAAGTCACTGGAGTCTTTCCAAAGGGATTCTGGAAATCCTGTGCAATTCAGATCAGGTGCTTTTTCTATTCTTCATATGTCTTACATTGACTGACTGTCACTCAGGCCAGGACAATTTTTGAGAAGGCTACCAAGGTGAACTACAAGCAGGTGGATGACCTTGCTGCAGTGTGGTGTGAATATGGAGAGATGGAGCTACGCCATGAGAACTATGAACAGGCACTGCGCATACTGAGGGTGAGACACTATTTCATCTGCAGCACCATATACATTTAGTGACATCTAGTGGCAGGACTGAGAAAGTACAACAACATTGGCAAAGTTTGTCTTCCTCCAAATGGTTTTTGAAAGCTTGTTCTCTATGAAGATTAAGCCTGTAAGACCTGATAGACTATTGATCACAATAGTGTGTAGTGTAGAAATTTGTTATTAAACTAAAAACTCGAGCTTGATTTGTGactaacaaaaacattacatacTGTTTGTTGCTTTGATGTTCACTTGTATTTGGGGGAAACAAAACCAAGTACATAGTGCACTCTAGGCCCTGGGAGGTTAGAGCATTGACAACAAAATAGATTTGGGGCAGCTCTGCCAGAGAGACGACTGGTATTGATTAGCAATACTTGTCCCTGCTCATGAATTGTGGAAATTTTGAGCAAAGAGTAAAATATTACTGATTGCACTTTGTAAATATTTGAGACTACTATGTTGTGTATAAATGCTTTCTGGATGTAGTTGACGTGTTTTCTTTAATGATTTGAATATAGAAAGCTACAGCCATCCCATCCAAGAAAGCAGAATACTTTGATGCATCTGAGCCAGTTCAAAACAGAGTCTACAAGTCCCTGAAGGTCTGGTCTATGCTGGCAGACTTGGAGGAGAGTCTTGGCACTTTCCAGGTATGTTCACTTcaactctgtgtgtttacaggtgtaTGTTAGTACTTGTGAGCCAAATATATGCAGTAGGTATACATCAAATGGCAGGTAAACTATCAGAAATTAAGTATTGGTCCTAGAATCCTGATCAAATCCTGTGTCTTTGGAACTGTTATTCATCTCTGTGAGTTGTATATGTTTAGTCTAATTCTTCTTCCATTTTCCGTTTTTTCTCCTCAGTCTACAAAAGCAGTGTATGACCGCATTATTGACCTCCGCATCGCCACACCACAGATCATCATCAATTATGCCATGTTCCTTGAAGAGCACAACTACTTTGAGGAAAGCTTCAAAGTAATAACATACCACTAGTTAACATTTAATGTCAATATGTATTCATGCCTTGGTCAACATACCACCCATTTAAACAATTCTTCAATGTCTTTGTCTATACCTTCTTTAGGCATATGAGCGTGGCATCGCTCTCTTCAGGTGGCCAAATGTTTATGACATCTGGAACACTTACCTCACCAAGTTCATTGATCGTTATGGGGGCAAGAAGCTGGAGAGAGCTAGAGATTTATTTGAACAAGCCCTGGATGGCTGCCCTGCCAAGTTTGCCAAGAGTAAGTAGCTTTGTTAGAATTGCATCGCCAACCTTTATATAATACATTCCACATTGTTTCTACTTTTTTGCTTTATGAAATGTGCTGAAACCGAATGTACCACTGTGCCTTGCTTTCCAGCCATTTACCTGTTGTATGCCAAATTGGAGGAGGGATACGGATTGGCACGACACGCCATGGCTGTCTATGAAAGAGCAACGCAGGCAGTAGAAACTGAGGAGAGACATCACATGTTCAATATCTACATCAAGAGAGCAGCTGAAATTTATGGAGTCACATATACCAGAGCAATTTACCAGAAAGCTATTGAGGTACATGGTAAAAGcttcttttttctgttgacttcacattttattttcaggtgGTTTATGTAGATGCAGTACTGAAGATGATAATCATCAGTGatagcattttcattttcattaatgatcaaatgaaataccctttttttgtatttaatcaTGTATTTTGCCTAAAGAATTTTAAACCATTGCTTTGATCGCCCAGAACTACTCATACTGTTAactggaaaaagagaaaaaagaaaatggcataTAAACCATTGTCTGTAATAGCAGTGCAGTGACGTGAACCAAAGAATAGGGGAGCGTGTGCACACTTGATATGTATTCATCATTCAGACATGTACTTGAAGAAAAAAGCTATTCTTCATGATACTTTgaaataattctctgtgggttatTACACAAATCCTTCTACAAATTCTGTCCCATCAAAACAAGGTTTCAGAAGGTTTGTTGTAAAGCTGTGCTGTACAgccatttttattaatttgccGGACTTTCCTCAAATTCTTATCTCTGGAAAAGCTTTGCATGCACTAGTTAAAGCGTTTTCTAGAATACTTTATGTTCTTCTGTTCtattcattattaaaataactaaaatcTGAATTGTACCTTTTATATTTATGCAGGTCCTTCCTGATGAGCATGCGAGGGACATGTGTCTGCGATTTGCTGACATGGAGAGTAAACTGGGTGAGATTGATCGGGCCAGAGCAATCTACTCCTACTGCTCCCAGATCTGTGACCCCAGGGTGAGATAAACCACCTCCTGCCATTACCTgtttaataaaatgtcacatttctatAAGTCATGTGTACATCATAATTCTTCTTGATATATTAAGGAACTTTATCTTTCAGGTGACTGCTAATTTCTGGCAGACCTGGAAAGAATTTGAGATCCGCCATGGAAATGAGGACACTATTAGAGAAATGCTGAGGATCAAACGCAGTGTCCAGGCCACATACAACACCCAGGTCAACTTTATGTCCTCTCAGATGCTTAAGGCCACAACAAGCTCCACAGGCACTGGTGAGAGAGCTTGCACTAACCCGTTAGCTGCTGACAAGCCCATCCTGGGCTAGTACCATGAACATGAAATTTTATTGATATGGTAGCCAAACATGCTGCACATTTGCTCCAAATCCTGACCTTACTCCCCAGAACTGCAAAATAATTAATGTACTATTACATATTTGCTAATGTTTCTGTCTTAGTTCAATGATTTGTTTCGTCTTGTGTCCAGTGTCAGATCTTGCTCCAGGCCAAATGGGAATTGATGACATGAAGATGCTGGAGCAGAAAGCACAGCAGCTTGCTGCAGAGGCTGAGCAGGACAAACCCAAGCCCAAAGAGAAGATTCTCTTTATCAGgtttgtcttttgtcattttttactCCGTGTGATAAGTTGTGCCTTTTATAAAATTGGACTACATGTTCCAAAGGAGACACACAAGTCTTATTCTCTGCAACTGCCTATGCAGGAGTGACACCTCTCGTAGTGAGTTGGCTGAGCTTTCCAAACAAGCCAATCCTGATGAGATcgatattgatgatgatgacgaggatgaagatgatgaaaacCAGGGACCAGATGGTGAGTCACTGACGCTGCAGGCCCAGCCTCAgcagtaaaacagaaacatttagtgtttgttaaaacatgttttattcatgaacATGTATGTGCTAACTGTCTTCTCATTTTGGCCTTTCCAGAGGTGCAGCTTGAACAGAAGAGTGTCCCCACAGCTGTCTTCGGAGGGCTTAAAGATGACTGAAAGAGACCTCCCTTACTGAATTTAGCAAAAATGCAGTCTTTGATTTCCTCTTGTAGACATTGAATAGGCTGTTTGTGTAAATGCTCAGTTGtatccattttatttcagtagAATAAGACATTAGTCACAGAAAGGCAGCATTTATACCTTCTGTGTATTTTCCTGGTGGATGTTTGTAGTACAGTATACAAACATATCTTATTAGTATTGGCCATATGGTGTCTTTCTCAAGTATGAAGCTCAAGATAATTGTGTAATATGTTGTTACATGATAACTGTAACTGAAGTCTGATGTAGTTTGACTTTGTTtccaaacaacattttgtaaaagagttaacagtgaaaacattttttatacacATACTAAATGCAGAGGTCTTTCTTTGACTGGAAGCTCTGCCCTAGAAAACACAGGGGAGGAGCATAGTTTCTTCAACAGGGGGCATTCATTTGAAAGTGGAGCTGAGCATTCAAGCCTCACATTGTTGGCTTGAGGATCACTAGAAGGTGGGTGTCTTGCAACCCAATGTTTCTGAAAAGATTTCATAACTTGTATACACATGTCACTgttcaaatattaaaatcagGCTCTAGTTGTCCATGTAATATTGTAAGTGCACTCAAGGAACCGTTTGTACAACTGATTGAATAATAAGAGTGCTGTAAACATTTTGCAAACGTATAATTCAATAGCCCTGCATTAAATGCTAACTTGGAAGAGTTCctaatgccttttttttgttacagttGCAGGTGTTCACTTGGCTCACTAATCATTTTTGAGGCTGTATGTagtaataaatgtttttcagtcCCTAGTAACCCTAGTCATCGCTGTCAAGGGGCTACTTGTGACCCACTGCAGTCTGACAGTTTTTGGTATACAATAAGATTTTTGGTAGTTTTGCTGTTGTCACACTGCACAGGTTTGCCGTGTTTGTGAAAGATGCACCAGCAATTCTGGCTGTGATTCTTTACATTGTCTTGAAAATGCGGTTGTAATAAAAATTGATTTATGCATgttaaatacagtgaaatgtatATGACAGAGGAGACTGCTCCAGAAAACACTGGGTATGAGTTTGGATTCTTTCAAAAGGAACAATTCTTTGAAACAAAAGCTAAGTATTCAAGTCTCATACTGTTGATGTAACATGCGGGATGTGTCGCAAAACTCATTTAGACATTACTAAACACATTAGCATTGTCCTCTCATAATGTATATGCAACCCATGTATCCCTGGGGGAATTGCTTTAAAGATTAAATGTGATGTAGATCTACTTTAGTATTTAATGGAAAAGGCCTCATGCTTTTAATCATTGCCACCCGATCATAAGAGTTAAATTGGCAGAAGACTGGAAAAAGTACTGACTAGGAAGAAAGTGTTTCTTTCATAATTAGATTAAAATAGCTGAGAGATAATCTTCTTACAAAGTTACTGCATTGAAGTGCTCTTGGAACTTAGAGCAACATCATGTGATGAAATGTGGATGGTGCTCCTGGAAACGACTTCAAAAACAATTGGAAAGAAAGTGTCTCGAGTCACAATTAGAAGCAAACAACTAAACTATTTTCCTAacttaatttccatttttccttTCTGCATAGATTTACGTAGAGTAGTAGTATGTTTACTCTGTTCCTTTCATTGCAGCCTTTTTGTATATATTGCAGGCTGCTTTTAAGGTGCAGTAAGGTATATAAGCAagtgaacatactgtatctgcagGCTTTTGACATGGTGCTGATCTATACTAGACAGTAACTATTATTTGATCAGAAGCTGATATGAATAGTTCTGATCTAATTAAATCCTTCCTTGATAATGTGATCATCATATGCCTTGCTTTTTTTTGGCGCGTTGATGGGCTCTGGAGGAGAACAAATAAAGGATTTATaaacatgcatttttatttccatgCTGAAATATGACTTAATCTTGTACTTTAATTACGGACATTAagtatttaattatttactattatattattaatatatagGTGTTAACTAACACAAGCTGCCTCTGGGTGCAAGTGTCTGCATCTCAACAAAAACTATGGTCTGAACTGGTTTGTCAGACCATATTGTGATCTTAGGTCTGAACTGTGAAGAGGTCAGTGGTTAGGGTCATGCTAACGGACGGAGTTTGCCTACTGCAGCAGGGCTGGTGTTTTATGGTTTTGAACCAGGGTCAACCACCTCAGACAGTCATaaccaaaaatataataataacaggaACTGCAGGTAAGGTCAGCATCAGTGGtgaaaagtacatttagtcTATCATTTTACATGCATACAATTTGAGGTAGTTGaggcaaaataagtgaaaatatgCTGTATGTGGGTGGCCAATGCAGGttctaaattatattttaacacATCACTGACAGTAATTGACATTTTTAGTACATTTTGCTCATAATGCTTCTTTTACTCATGTACATTTTGAAGCCAGTTCtgtacttgtaatggagtatttttacatggtggtattactacttttacttaaatgaaGGATCTAAATAGgttacttcctccaccactggtcaGCGTTTATATACAAAAGAATACATCTATAAAGTTGGTGTCACGGTAATATTTCTATTACTAGGTCACTTTAGTTGTGAGACTTTTCCAGTCAAAATGCCCctttggcctgtgtgtgtgtgtgtgtgtgtgtgtgtgtaccagcaGATGAACCTGTAGCAAAAGTCACACCACACCTCTAcctgctgtctgtgttcacaCAGGGAGATCCCGCCCTCATTGCTCAAGCTCTATTTCTATTGGACGGCGGGATGAGTGAGTGATGCCAGTGTGGAGCACCTGGCAGTCAGTCATCGGCGGGGTCCTCAGTGAAGCTGCGTACAGTGAACGGACTACATAGCAATGCCGACGAAGGAGGGCAAAAACGAGGGGAATAGTCCGGTTTTCTCTAACAAGCCGGCGGGTCGGGGCTTTGCTTGGGCGTAGGGCGTAATTTAACAGGGATTTCGTCTCTTAAACCACACAGAAAAGGACATTAACTGGCTTGGAAGTATCTCCGGGGCGGATATTTTCCCGACAAAACCCTTTCCCACAGTCGTATTCCCAGCCCCGGTCGTGTGGAATAGACAGCTAAAAGAATGATTGCTTGAATATTTTTATACTGTCTTGTAGCCTTTTTTTTGCCAGCACCGCTTCCCATTTTTTACAGACTCGCTATGGTGGACTCCCCTACCATGAGGAAGACTTTTGTGGTCCCAGACATAAAGCCATTGGATTTGTATGACTCTACTAAAGCAAAAATATGCGCAAGTGTCGGATGGCTATTGGCAAAGTCGTACGGCAGTGCAGGTAGGTTTTAGTTTAGGCTGCAGGCCTGTGGAGTTAAAATATTGTTTAGAGAGGTCGTATGAAGACCaccatcattttgttttctagcaatatatttatattctgttcAGCAGAGTAGCGAGAGCACATGCATGTAACGTTAGGCAAACTACAGTCTGTGTATAGCTCAGCGATTTTCAGCACAAAGACCAGCATATGAAAGGGGGTCCATGCACGGTATGCATTTTTTGACTCTGACACATGTCATTTGTTCTCACTCAATGTGTGGTCACATTTTctaggtatgtgtgtgtcagagaaacGGGCCTCCTCCCTAGGCCTTATCACGCTAACCCATTTTGTCGTATTTCTAGCCGCCAGGCTTCAGTCACAAATTGCAGGCTACTGGGTATGTTTTTAATCCGGTTACACAGGCATGGCATATGGGGCGTAGATGATTTTCAGCACCGTTCTTCACTCTCGGTGATGACAGCCCCTAGTAGTCGATGTGAACACCACTTTTTTCCGCAATTCATAATCAGGATAAAATAGCTGCGTGCAAGAGTTCATTGTGCACTTAGTGAATAGACTGTAATACCATCGCAATTTGTCAGGGGGTTTCTTCCAATATCCTTAGTCAACAAACCTCAAGAGGCGCTTGTGAGAAACCATCCTGCCTCTATGATGCAAAACACACCCACCTAAGACAATGATTTTGTTGCATAGAGCACACTTATCATAAGACATGGTTTTGCCTTGGGTTTCTTGAGACAAGTCTTAGAACAGCGTCATCTTTGACCCTGAGGTGGTACCAAGTCTCTTTTGTTTTAACGTTGGAGCCTTATCTGGTAAAGATTAGATCCCACAAAGACGAGCCAAAACAGTCATGTTTGAGAAAGGCTTGATGACATGACcctttgcatttcattttaactttatattTCAAGGAGAGTGCACACTGTAGTCTAATGATAGGGCACTGTTTTCTAAGTAATCTCGGGTACATTCAGTAAAATAacacaagacaagaaaaaacaacatttttattcctGGGAtgtgcatgtaaataaatacttaGAGGTTAATGGTCAAGGCTTTAATCACAGACTTTACTTAGCTTCTGCTGTAAAGGGGTGTGGGGTGAAAATCTATTTCACTTTGACAACATGACTTGCGTGTTACACAATCTCAGGCCTTAGGTCCAGGACTATaggctgctgcagcctctgtgtGCCCTGTTTAGCACCTCAACCACGCCCTTTGGTTAAAGTCCCTCTCCATGCCAAGCTACAGGAATATGATGACTATGTTCATGTGCAGTTTTTGTCTTAATTAACTCAATTGCCTCACTGATAGATTTCTGCCAAGTCAAGATGACATCATCAAGTTCCTTCCCAAAAACTCAGCTGTGTAGAACAACAGATAGCACAGCAGGAGCCAGACCGGGTCATCTAGCTCTTCCAGGTCACTTAACCTAATGATGACAATAGGCAACATTTTAAATCTCTGAGTTGTTGCAATACCATGTGGACCTTCACATGGaccacacactgtatacatCTCAGGTCCTTATTTAGATAGAGGAATCTTAAAATGTCAGACAGTAGCTTTTAATGGGAGCTGGCAAGGGCCTAATGACATAAATCAAAAAAGATCTCTAGTCTTATATAGGTTACCCTAAAATGAATCCATGTGCAATCATGATAATCTGAAAGCTGCTTATAGGCTTGTACTGTaataaagcatgaaaaaaaGGCTAGAAGCTAGGAGTGGAGGAACAAGTGCATAGAATGCAGTTTTAAACAAAGTTCCCAGAAGATTGTTATCCTCATCTTCAACACAACCAAACCCATAGTGTAAAGTTAACCAtctcaattttttttaaatataataatttacaACCATGCCTAAGCATA
The sequence above is a segment of the Enoplosus armatus isolate fEnoArm2 chromosome 17, fEnoArm2.hap1, whole genome shotgun sequence genome. Coding sequences within it:
- the xab2 gene encoding pre-mRNA-splicing factor SYF1; this translates as MPSLNGQTDVMFEDDDLPYEEEIIRNPYSVKCWVRYIEFKQNGPKSTLNMIYERALKELPGSYKLWYNYLRERRKQVKGKCITEPGYEEVNNCHERALVFMHKMPRIWLDYCQFLVSQCKITRSRQTFDRALRALPVTQHPRIWPLYLRFVRNLPLPETAIRVYRRYLKLSPENAEEYIDYLRSVGRLDEAAVRLAAVVNDESFVSKEGKSNYQLWHELCDLISQNPDKVTSLNVGAIIRGGLTRFTDQLGKLWCSLADYYIRSGHFEKARDVYEEAILTVVTVRDFTQVFDSYAQFEESMIAAKMETTAEMGQDEDDDIDMELRLARFEQLIARRPLLLNSVLLRQNPHNVHEWHKRVKLYEGNPRQIINTYTEAVQTVDPMKATGKPHSLWVSFAKFYEENEQLDDARTIFEKATKVNYKQVDDLAAVWCEYGEMELRHENYEQALRILRKATAIPSKKAEYFDASEPVQNRVYKSLKVWSMLADLEESLGTFQSTKAVYDRIIDLRIATPQIIINYAMFLEEHNYFEESFKAYERGIALFRWPNVYDIWNTYLTKFIDRYGGKKLERARDLFEQALDGCPAKFAKTIYLLYAKLEEGYGLARHAMAVYERATQAVETEERHHMFNIYIKRAAEIYGVTYTRAIYQKAIEVLPDEHARDMCLRFADMESKLGEIDRARAIYSYCSQICDPRVTANFWQTWKEFEIRHGNEDTIREMLRIKRSVQATYNTQVNFMSSQMLKATTSSTGTVSDLAPGQMGIDDMKMLEQKAQQLAAEAEQDKPKPKEKILFIRSDTSRSELAELSKQANPDEIDIDDDDEDEDDENQGPDEVQLEQKSVPTAVFGGLKDD